In Caldisphaera lagunensis DSM 15908, a single genomic region encodes these proteins:
- the glmU gene encoding bifunctional sugar-1-phosphate nucleotidylyltransferase/acetyltransferase, whose amino-acid sequence MKLVLLAGGKGERLRPLTDNKQKALMPILGEPLICRHLKELSKLNPEKIIIILSYKKEQVVEEVKKCFPNENKIVYVDQKEEKGTGHAIKMAMDYGGEGDYLIIYSDLYLSKNVYKNLIKLKSPGIVVTEVSKPWNYGVVKIENEIIKDIKEKPKIDEPVSNTIFAGILRLPFDSKEYIDNIKLSSRNEYEVTDAIKEMIKSFDIFTLNIPKNQWLDIGRPWDLLIANRLALDEEIKGQVIKGDVHNSVVIKGDVIIEEGAEIKPYTVIEGPVFISKNSIIGPTSHLRPYTIFLKNSSAGYSVEVKGSIVMEFSKLPHFNYVGDSIIGEHVNLGAGTITANLRFDHKSIKMKVKEDIIDTEMEKLGSIIGDYAQTGINVSILPGKKIGSHAIIYPGCIVDRDVNSYEIFKCKNAL is encoded by the coding sequence ATGAAATTAGTCCTGTTAGCTGGAGGTAAAGGGGAAAGACTTAGACCATTGACTGATAATAAACAAAAGGCACTAATGCCAATACTGGGAGAACCATTAATATGCAGACATCTTAAAGAATTATCTAAATTAAACCCAGAAAAAATTATTATCATATTATCATATAAAAAGGAACAGGTTGTTGAAGAAGTAAAAAAGTGTTTTCCAAATGAAAATAAGATTGTTTATGTAGATCAAAAAGAGGAAAAAGGAACAGGCCATGCAATAAAAATGGCTATGGATTATGGAGGAGAAGGAGATTATCTTATCATATATTCTGATTTATATTTATCAAAAAATGTCTATAAAAATTTAATTAAACTAAAATCCCCAGGTATAGTTGTTACTGAGGTAAGTAAACCTTGGAATTATGGTGTGGTTAAAATTGAAAATGAAATTATAAAAGATATAAAAGAAAAACCTAAAATAGATGAGCCTGTTTCAAATACGATTTTCGCCGGGATTTTGAGACTACCTTTTGATTCTAAGGAATATATTGATAACATTAAATTATCATCAAGAAATGAATATGAGGTTACTGATGCAATAAAAGAAATGATTAAAAGCTTTGATATTTTTACATTAAATATACCTAAAAATCAATGGCTAGATATAGGAAGACCTTGGGACCTATTAATTGCTAATAGATTAGCGTTAGATGAAGAAATTAAAGGGCAAGTAATTAAAGGTGATGTTCATAATTCAGTAGTAATTAAAGGTGATGTTATAATAGAAGAAGGTGCTGAGATAAAACCATATACAGTTATTGAAGGACCTGTATTTATATCAAAGAATTCTATAATTGGTCCAACATCACATTTGAGGCCATATACAATATTTTTAAAGAATTCATCAGCTGGTTATTCTGTAGAAGTTAAAGGTTCTATAGTAATGGAATTTTCTAAATTGCCTCATTTTAATTATGTTGGTGATAGCATTATTGGAGAGCATGTTAATCTAGGAGCTGGTACAATAACAGCGAATTTGAGATTTGATCATAAATCAATAAAAATGAAAGTTAAAGAGGACATTATAGATACAGAAATGGAAAAACTAGGTTCAATAATAGGAGATTATGCTCAAACTGGCATTAATGTTTCAATTTTGCCTGGTAAAAAAATAGGTTCACATGCGATAATATATCCAGGTTGTATTGTAGATAGAGATGTAAATTCTTATGAGATTTTTAAATGTAAAAATGCTCTTTAG
- a CDS encoding 30S ribosomal protein S15, giving the protein MHKNSRRGKSHSIRPSTFTANWITYSQQEVEMIIEELAKKGYTPSQIGLVLRDQFGIPLVKPIIGKKVGKVLEEKNLSPKIPEDLFNLIRKAVNLRRHLNEHPKDKTSMRGLIFTESKIRRLSNYYKKVGKLNKDWVYDPNAAKLLVAGSS; this is encoded by the coding sequence ATGCATAAGAATAGCAGGAGAGGTAAGTCACATTCCATAAGGCCTTCAACGTTTACAGCAAATTGGATTACTTATTCACAGCAAGAAGTAGAAATGATAATAGAAGAGCTTGCTAAGAAGGGATACACACCTTCTCAAATAGGATTGGTTTTAAGGGATCAATTTGGAATACCCCTTGTTAAACCAATTATAGGAAAAAAGGTAGGTAAGGTTTTAGAAGAAAAGAATTTATCACCAAAAATACCTGAAGATCTGTTTAATTTAATAAGGAAAGCAGTTAATTTGAGGAGGCATTTGAATGAACATCCTAAAGATAAGACAAGCATGAGAGGTTTAATATTTACTGAAAGCAAGATTAGAAGGCTTTCAAATTATTATAAAAAAGTTGGTAAATTGAATAAAGATTGGGTATATGATCCAAATGCTGCAAAGCTTTTGGTTGCTGGGAGTAGCTAA
- a CDS encoding 30S ribosomal protein S3ae, producing MPRQKSKTSVRDAWKLKKWYNIISPETFGKIQIGLTPADSEEKLSKRTVEITLFDITGNYSHVNTKLKFQINSVSEDNAYTIFKGHELLRDYLRSLTRRRSSKIAIILNVTTKDGAKIRVTSAVFTQYRCKTSQKQTIRKIMKDIIESKGNQLTFDEFVRLAVFGEQDGSLAQEITKAAKKVCNVRKVEIIKQKVIELPKNVASSHEAVAA from the coding sequence TTGCCAAGGCAAAAGTCAAAAACTTCAGTTAGAGATGCTTGGAAGTTAAAGAAATGGTATAATATAATATCACCAGAGACGTTTGGTAAAATACAAATAGGTTTAACTCCGGCTGATTCTGAGGAAAAATTAAGCAAGAGAACTGTTGAAATAACGCTTTTTGATATAACTGGAAATTATTCCCATGTTAATACCAAATTAAAGTTTCAAATAAATTCAGTAAGCGAAGATAATGCCTATACCATATTTAAAGGCCATGAATTGCTAAGGGATTATTTAAGGAGCTTAACTAGGAGAAGAAGCAGTAAAATAGCTATCATTTTAAATGTTACTACAAAAGATGGTGCTAAGATAAGGGTTACCTCAGCTGTATTTACGCAATATAGATGCAAAACAAGTCAAAAACAAACAATTAGAAAAATTATGAAAGATATAATTGAAAGCAAAGGAAATCAGTTAACCTTTGATGAATTTGTTAGATTAGCTGTATTTGGTGAGCAAGATGGAAGCCTAGCTCAAGAGATAACTAAAGCTGCTAAAAAAGTTTGCAATGTAAGAAAGGTAGAAATTATAAAACAAAAAGTTATAGAATTACCTAAAAATGTTGCTAGTTCTCATGAGGCAGTTGCAGCCTGA
- a CDS encoding 30S ribosomal protein S6e, protein MPAEERPPLRVVISDPKAGDKTVSVKVKGVDDNELKLNESMKKTKEQERKELPKAKVNKKLIEDLKLNEVGVLTLTIKKEGGKSNVPLKTIQDDKVPENEVWVSNELLGEIAGSNEADAIAFRAKAWQLAVPEDIMIRLSGLEIGDEFDGELLGFNNIKLKIKGGSDATGFPMHPGIPGAVRKKVLLSGPPGFHPEKEGERRKKTVRGRMIPDPRAERRKTALAQLNVEISYS, encoded by the coding sequence ATGCCAGCTGAAGAAAGACCGCCACTAAGGGTTGTTATATCTGATCCCAAAGCAGGAGATAAGACAGTTAGTGTAAAGGTTAAAGGAGTAGATGATAATGAGTTGAAATTAAATGAATCTATGAAAAAAACTAAGGAACAAGAGAGAAAAGAGTTGCCAAAAGCGAAGGTTAACAAAAAATTAATTGAAGATCTTAAATTAAACGAAGTAGGAGTTTTGACGCTTACCATTAAAAAAGAAGGAGGAAAATCAAATGTACCATTAAAAACCATTCAAGATGATAAAGTTCCTGAAAATGAGGTATGGGTTAGCAATGAGCTTTTAGGAGAAATTGCAGGATCAAATGAAGCAGATGCGATAGCATTTAGAGCTAAAGCTTGGCAATTAGCAGTCCCAGAGGATATAATGATAAGGCTATCTGGTTTAGAAATTGGTGATGAGTTTGATGGAGAACTATTAGGTTTTAATAATATTAAGCTCAAAATAAAGGGAGGAAGCGATGCTACTGGTTTTCCAATGCATCCAGGTATTCCGGGGGCAGTGAGAAAAAAGGTACTTTTATCAGGACCTCCAGGTTTTCATCCTGAAAAAGAAGGAGAAAGGAGAAAGAAAACGGTAAGAGGACGTATGATTCCAGATCCAAGGGCTGAAAGAAGAAAAACAGCATTAGCTCAATTAAATGTAGAAATAAGTTATTCATAA
- the infB gene encoding translation initiation factor IF-2 produces the protein MSQVQPQGQTKKLRQPIVVVLGHVDHGKTSLLDKIRSTAIAAREAGGITQHIGASIVPSAVIEKISEPLKKIVPIKLAIPGLLFIDTPGHELFSNLRKRGGSIADFAILVIDVTKGLQDQTFEAIDLLKSRKVPFLIAANKIDRLPGWESNPDQPFVVSYQNQSRRAKEELERVIYGIIVTKFSELGFQTELYTKIKDFTKTVAIVPVSAKTGEGIPDLLAVLAGLTQQYLKNRLIFAEGPAKGSVLEVKEAEGLGTVIDTIIYDGIIRVGDIIVLNGKNGPIITNVRSLLMPAPLSDLRAKGTRFVNVSEVYAAAGVRIAAPDLENALAGSSIYVANSVEEANELSKTLQSEVKELIFKADKDGIIIKADTLGTLEALIEAFKRMNIPIRVADIGNISKSDVLEASLTAKKNRSLGVIIAFNVKILPEAEAELANSNVKVIQNNIIYHLIEEYENWSENLKREELQKELDSLIRPGKFKILPGYVFRRSDPAIVGVEVNGGIIKPGYPLINEKGKELGRIMAIKDKDKSLEFAKVGQAVAISIEGKILIGRHANEGDEIYTDVPLEHAMKLVSQFKNVISNDELLTLKEIAEIKKNSGFKEYNLLLSKIKDILDKKINS, from the coding sequence ATGAGTCAAGTACAACCTCAAGGTCAGACAAAAAAATTAAGGCAACCAATTGTTGTAGTATTAGGCCATGTTGATCATGGAAAGACTTCTCTCTTGGATAAAATTAGAAGCACTGCTATTGCTGCAAGGGAAGCTGGAGGTATAACCCAGCACATAGGAGCAAGTATAGTACCTTCTGCAGTTATTGAAAAAATATCCGAACCTCTCAAAAAGATTGTCCCAATAAAATTAGCTATTCCAGGTTTGCTATTTATAGATACGCCAGGTCATGAACTTTTTTCAAATCTAAGAAAAAGGGGAGGCAGTATTGCAGATTTTGCTATATTGGTTATAGATGTAACAAAAGGTTTACAAGATCAAACGTTTGAGGCTATAGATTTACTTAAATCAAGAAAGGTTCCTTTTCTAATTGCTGCAAATAAGATAGACAGACTACCTGGTTGGGAAAGTAACCCTGATCAACCATTTGTAGTTTCGTATCAAAATCAATCAAGAAGGGCCAAAGAAGAACTTGAAAGAGTTATTTATGGAATTATAGTTACAAAATTCTCTGAATTAGGATTTCAGACAGAGCTATATACAAAAATCAAAGATTTTACGAAAACTGTTGCAATTGTTCCAGTTTCAGCAAAAACAGGTGAAGGTATACCTGACTTGCTTGCCGTTTTAGCTGGTCTTACACAACAATATTTAAAAAACAGGTTGATATTTGCTGAAGGGCCAGCTAAAGGATCAGTTTTAGAAGTTAAGGAAGCTGAAGGATTAGGCACCGTTATTGATACAATAATATATGATGGTATTATTAGAGTTGGGGATATTATAGTTTTAAACGGCAAAAATGGGCCTATAATAACAAATGTGAGATCATTATTAATGCCAGCTCCTCTAAGCGATTTAAGAGCTAAAGGTACAAGATTTGTTAATGTATCAGAAGTTTATGCAGCTGCAGGAGTAAGAATTGCAGCCCCAGACCTTGAAAATGCATTAGCTGGATCATCTATATATGTTGCAAACAGTGTTGAAGAGGCTAATGAATTAAGCAAGACATTACAAAGCGAAGTTAAAGAGCTCATTTTTAAAGCGGATAAGGATGGGATAATAATTAAAGCTGATACTTTGGGAACCCTGGAGGCTTTAATAGAAGCATTTAAACGCATGAATATTCCAATTAGGGTTGCTGATATTGGAAATATAAGTAAATCTGATGTATTAGAAGCTTCATTAACGGCCAAAAAGAATAGGTCATTGGGAGTTATAATTGCCTTTAATGTTAAAATATTGCCAGAAGCAGAAGCTGAATTGGCAAATAGTAATGTTAAGGTCATACAAAATAATATTATATATCATTTAATAGAAGAATATGAAAATTGGAGTGAAAATCTAAAGAGGGAAGAGTTACAAAAAGAATTAGATTCTTTAATAAGGCCAGGAAAATTCAAAATATTGCCAGGATATGTTTTCAGGAGAAGTGATCCCGCTATTGTAGGAGTAGAGGTAAATGGGGGTATTATAAAACCAGGATATCCTTTAATAAATGAAAAGGGCAAGGAGTTAGGAAGAATTATGGCTATAAAAGATAAAGACAAGAGTCTTGAATTTGCTAAAGTAGGGCAGGCAGTTGCTATTTCTATTGAAGGGAAAATATTAATAGGTAGGCATGCAAATGAAGGTGATGAAATTTATACCGATGTTCCTCTTGAACACGCAATGAAACTAGTTTCTCAATTTAAGAATGTTATTAGTAATGATGAGCTATTAACTTTGAAAGAAATAGCTGAAATAAAGAAAAATTCAGGCTTTAAGGAATATAATTTGCTTTTATCAAAAATAAAGGATATTTTGGATAAAAAAATTAACAGTTAA
- the ndk gene encoding nucleoside-diphosphate kinase, producing the protein MTERTLVLVKPDGVKRGLIGEVISRFEKKGLKLVALKMVKFDRTKGEEFYSVHKDKSFFSDLVNFITSGPIVAMILEGDSAISVVRLMIGSTDGRKAQPGTIRGDFALSIQDNVVHASDSQESFEREYKVIFRDEEIISNY; encoded by the coding sequence ATGACAGAAAGAACTTTAGTATTGGTTAAACCTGATGGAGTCAAAAGGGGGTTAATTGGAGAAGTTATTTCTAGGTTTGAAAAGAAAGGATTAAAACTAGTTGCTTTAAAAATGGTTAAATTTGATAGGACAAAAGGAGAAGAGTTCTATTCTGTGCATAAAGATAAAAGCTTCTTCTCGGATCTTGTAAATTTCATAACAAGTGGTCCAATAGTTGCAATGATATTAGAAGGGGATTCTGCTATATCTGTAGTTAGACTTATGATAGGAAGTACTGACGGAAGAAAAGCTCAACCAGGAACTATAAGAGGGGACTTTGCATTATCTATACAAGATAATGTGGTTCATGCAAGTGACTCTCAGGAAAGTTTTGAACGAGAATATAAGGTAATATTTAGAGATGAAGAGATAATCTCCAATTATTAA
- a CDS encoding KEOPS complex subunit Pcc1 yields MDKDSVECTAELVIPNKDANAIAKSLTPDNIKDLPSYLDISCKNENDKLICTIRIKDCKDPKRIMSLKNTLDDLLINIRSIIDSMNI; encoded by the coding sequence ATGGATAAAGATAGTGTAGAGTGCACAGCAGAATTAGTTATACCAAATAAAGACGCAAATGCTATAGCAAAATCATTAACTCCAGATAACATAAAAGACTTACCTAGTTATTTAGATATTAGTTGCAAAAACGAAAATGATAAACTAATTTGCACAATAAGAATTAAAGACTGTAAAGACCCTAAAAGAATAATGTCGTTAAAGAATACACTAGATGACCTGTTAATCAATATAAGATCAATTATAGATTCAATGAATATTTAA